Sequence from the Acropora muricata isolate sample 2 chromosome 10, ASM3666990v1, whole genome shotgun sequence genome:
tACCGTCgatgtcgtgtttgcttaagctccctattatcgcATTAAACACTGACATGGATAAACATTCAGTCAGGTTCGTTGGTTCTATGTTGGTGAACAGAGCGGTTTGGTGATAAAGATATATTCCTTTGTATGTGTTTATTCCTCAGATAACCAATCAAGCGATAAGATGGTTACTCACTTGCTGGGAGGACTGAAAGGCAAAGCAAAGAagttaaaagaaatagctgGAGGATACTTGAATAAGGCAGCAAGTATGTTGCTCAAGCCTTTTGTCATGCCATTACACCAGTTCTCCATCACATAATCTCTTTCTATTCTATGACCTTTGTTCTGCAACCACACTCAACTCCATCTTCACAGgtctcggttttttttttcttcaccagCTTTCTTGTCGTTTCTGCCGGTTCATTCGTTACCAAGGCATCTTTTTGTATCCGCTATTTGTAGGCTCTTTTCGTTCCATCCAACCTGCTAACCACCCCTTCCCTCTCCAACTTGATCCCCTtgtcagttttttcttttttttttttcttgaggaCTCCAGCTTGAATGTATTTAATTACAACTTTTTGATGAGGTGAAGAACTTGTCCATCAGAACTTAAAATTGGATTGcattttaaagcaattttcatttttacatTATTGAAAACTCAAAGCTTGAACGGGATTTTATAATAACGACCCTGAGTCAATAGCAAGAGAGCGACAACTGACTCCTTTTCAAGAGATTCTGCTTGATTGCTCAATGGGTACCCGGTCAAAACTTTGTTGTCTCAGTTTTTCGGAAATGGATCTCTTCTACAAAGAGGTAGTTCCCGCCGTCTCACATTGTTCATAAACACTGTGTAACGTTGAAAGTACTGCACACAGTCATCGTCAGCATTAAAGACTCAGCAACGACAACTGTGTCACTGCACGTGGCAGGAACCACTTCCAGCAGTTCTGTCTAAACGCGGAAGTTAAGTATGTTAACCAACAGTTCAGCCTATTGAAGAGAGTGGGCATGCGTTTAAACAAATGTCATAGAGGCAAATATTATTCACAATTCAGGAGAAATGCTAATAATACCCTTCTCTTTCGCAAATAGTTTAAATTGAGGAAAATATGACGATCTGCTCATAACCTGCCCGTcacttatttttgttgttttttacttcCGTACATCTTCTCACATTTCATCGGCTTTTGGTCAGAAATGGTCACGGATTGTTGTGTGTCTTTGCTCTTCAGCTAACTTCAGGGAGGCTGATGGCTCAACGCGAGATGTGAAAGGTTATGTCAACGCTTTGGGCGTGACAGATAATGACATCATAAACTACCTAGGTACACGACAAGGTTAGTTTAATCAGCAATGTTATTATCAACGTCTAATCGATCAGTCAGATGCTCTGCAGAATGTTACGCAATTAATCCCTGCTTGTTGACATTAGAAACCGTGGAACAGGAGAAGAAGTCTGATACTGCAAGTCTCAATGAAAGCACTTAAAATTAAAGGTTCgttgataattattttttttcttggaaacaTGTAAATGCTAGTGTGATCACATGTTATACGGATACAAACAGCAGAATTTAAATTGTCAGACATTATAATTCTCTTTGACAGTTCAAGAAAATCCACGGTGACCTTAGATCGTTTCCTTTTGCTTTCCTTGTTGAAGGTTGACGAGAATTAAATCAACAAAGGACCTGTTGCTCGGACAAGTTCATGGAAAATGGCACAGCACGCTTAATGTCCGCTGCTTCATAGTGAATGGTTTTGCCATATGAAGTTGTAATTTTCTAGCCTAATTCACAATAACGTTTTGCTATAATAAAGGaacttcttccttttcttcaacTGTTGCACTTGCGCGCAATGACTTGTTTTCAGTT
This genomic interval carries:
- the LOC136888024 gene encoding uncharacterized protein, coding for MSRLAISLFTIFLCFVLTSYLSSGRDIFHQFQDEIKDAILHNQDETENDNQSSDKMVTHLLGGLKGKAKKLKEIAGGYLNKAATNFREADGSTRDVKGYVNALGVTDNDIINYLGTRQETVEQEKKSDTASLNEST